A single window of Dermochelys coriacea isolate rDerCor1 chromosome 2, rDerCor1.pri.v4, whole genome shotgun sequence DNA harbors:
- the LOC122458484 gene encoding zinc finger protein 22-like: MHAEDVETSREEEDVCSCLILQIEKILPMEEGEELSVLYLQGPVERELLRGGHTADDRIPKGRREKDPHQEYPEELEPHGKLPGIAKDNIFHYSDQAKACESQHRPESKQEGFLAKKWYKSTQSEKDFSKPQNVIVHHKINTRGKPNICAECGKSFSRSSTLFQHQRIHTGEKPYKCQDCAKSFCQSSTLIQHQRMHRGEKPYQCPHCGKGFLCKSGLTIHQRIHTGEKPYGCSDCGKSFRTKSQLVSHQRVHTK, from the exons ATGCATGCTGAGGATGTAGAGACTTCCCGTGAAGAGGAAGATGTCTGCA GCTGTCTAATTCTCCAAATTGAAAAGATATTACcaatggaggaaggggaggaactGTCTGTCCTGTATTTACAAGGTCCAGTGGAAAGGGAATTGCTGAGGGGTGGCCACACAG CTGATGATAGGATTCCGAAAGGAAGAAGGGAGAAGGATCCTCATCAGGAGTATCCTGAGGAATTGGAACCACATGGGAAGTTGCCAGGGATTGCCAAAGACAATATTTTCCACTATTCTGATCAAGCGAAAGCCTGTGAGAGTCAGCATAGACCAGAGAGCAAGCAGGAAGGATTTCTAGCGAAGAAATGGTATAAATCAACTCAATCTGAAAAAGATTTCAGCAAACCCCAAAATGTTATTGTCCACCACAAAATCAACACCAGAGGGAAACCAAACATATGTGCTGAATGTGGCAAAAGCTTCAGTCGGAGCTCTACACTCTTccagcatcagagaatccacacgggcgAAAAACCCTATAAGTGTCAGGACTGTGCAAAAAGCTTCTGTCAGAGCTCAACGCTCATTCAGCACCAGAGAATGCACAGAGGAGAGAAACCTTATCAGTGTCCTCACTGTGGTAAAGGTTTCCTTTGTAAATCAGGACTTACAAtccatcagagaatccatacaggCGAGAAGCCTTATGGATGCAGTGACTGTGGCAAAAGCTTCAGGACGAAGTCCCAACTAGTGTCACATCAGAGAGTCCACACCAAATAG